The Rhododendron vialii isolate Sample 1 chromosome 6a, ASM3025357v1 genome includes a window with the following:
- the LOC131329759 gene encoding uncharacterized protein LOC131329759 isoform X3, producing MSDGTPEDRHSDSSDGPSVLVLASPEPPTVAAESDADASTTAYDAPRPDATTAPADDDDAVSVCDSSSVVARGLSSMISSVIRDFDARAEETGRSQDELSFAIDRLTRELDQLLEDAPVPFIMQHAVKISVVRKRVSSLNTLLKSIQRRLDNVDRMLSVGLLQG from the exons ATGTCGGACGGAACTCCAGAGGATCGCCACTCCGATTCGAGTGACGGCCCCAGCGTCCTCGTTCTCGCCTCCCCGGAGCCTCCGACCGTGGCGGCGGAATCCGATGCCGATGCGTCCACGACGGCGTACGATGCGCCTAGACCCGACGCCACCACTGCTCCCGCCGATGACGACGATGCGGTCAGCGTTTGCGATTCGTCTTCTGTGGTGGCCAGGGGCCTCTCTTCTATGATCTCTTCCGTGATTAGGGATTTCGACGCCAGAGCTGAAGAAACGGGTAGAAGCCAAGATGAGCTCTCTTTCGCCATTGATCGTCTTACTCGAG AGCTTGACCAACTGTTAGAAGACGCACCCGTGCCGTTCATTATGCAGCACGCAGTCAAGATTTCCGTAGTTAGAAAGCGAGTTTCATCGCTAAACACGCTTTTGAAATCAATTCAACGGCGTTTGGATAATGTTGATCGAATGTTGTCTGTGGGCTTGCTACAAG GTTAG
- the LOC131329759 gene encoding uncharacterized protein LOC131329759 isoform X2 codes for MSDGTPEDRHSDSSDGPSVLVLASPEPPTVAAESDADASTTAYDAPRPDATTAPADDDDAVSVCDSSSVVARGLSSMISSVIRDFDARAEETGRSQDELSFAIDRLTRELDQLLEDAPVPFIMQHAVKISVVRKRVSSLNTLLKSIQRRLDNVDRMLSVGLLQDKGATENVRPN; via the exons ATGTCGGACGGAACTCCAGAGGATCGCCACTCCGATTCGAGTGACGGCCCCAGCGTCCTCGTTCTCGCCTCCCCGGAGCCTCCGACCGTGGCGGCGGAATCCGATGCCGATGCGTCCACGACGGCGTACGATGCGCCTAGACCCGACGCCACCACTGCTCCCGCCGATGACGACGATGCGGTCAGCGTTTGCGATTCGTCTTCTGTGGTGGCCAGGGGCCTCTCTTCTATGATCTCTTCCGTGATTAGGGATTTCGACGCCAGAGCTGAAGAAACGGGTAGAAGCCAAGATGAGCTCTCTTTCGCCATTGATCGTCTTACTCGAG AGCTTGACCAACTGTTAGAAGACGCACCCGTGCCGTTCATTATGCAGCACGCAGTCAAGATTTCCGTAGTTAGAAAGCGAGTTTCATCGCTAAACACGCTTTTGAAATCAATTCAACGGCGTTTGGATAATGTTGATCGAATGTTGTCTGTGGGCTTGCTACAAG ATAAAGGAGCTACCGAAAATGTGAGACCAAATTAG
- the LOC131329759 gene encoding uncharacterized protein LOC131329759 isoform X1, with product MSDGTPEDRHSDSSDGPSVLVLASPEPPTVAAESDADASTTAYDAPRPDATTAPADDDDAVSVCDSSSVVARGLSSMISSVIRDFDARAEETGRSQDELSFAIDRLTRELDQLLEDAPVPFIMQHAVKISVVRKRVSSLNTLLKSIQRRLDNVDRMLSVGLLQGIYLCIFCVFYSPVCSLYEGYFKCWISFFPLMVLLLVFYFFGTKGSKQLLINVLEVA from the exons ATGTCGGACGGAACTCCAGAGGATCGCCACTCCGATTCGAGTGACGGCCCCAGCGTCCTCGTTCTCGCCTCCCCGGAGCCTCCGACCGTGGCGGCGGAATCCGATGCCGATGCGTCCACGACGGCGTACGATGCGCCTAGACCCGACGCCACCACTGCTCCCGCCGATGACGACGATGCGGTCAGCGTTTGCGATTCGTCTTCTGTGGTGGCCAGGGGCCTCTCTTCTATGATCTCTTCCGTGATTAGGGATTTCGACGCCAGAGCTGAAGAAACGGGTAGAAGCCAAGATGAGCTCTCTTTCGCCATTGATCGTCTTACTCGAG AGCTTGACCAACTGTTAGAAGACGCACCCGTGCCGTTCATTATGCAGCACGCAGTCAAGATTTCCGTAGTTAGAAAGCGAGTTTCATCGCTAAACACGCTTTTGAAATCAATTCAACGGCGTTTGGATAATGTTGATCGAATGTTGTCTGTGGGCTTGCTACAAGGTATTTATCTCTGTATTTTCTGCGTATTCTATTCCCCAGTTTGTTCATTATATGAAGGTTATTTCAAATGTTGGATCTCCTTTTTTCCCCTCATGGTATTGctgttagttttttatttttttgggacaaaaGGATCGAAACAACTATTGATTAACGTCTTGGAAGTAGCATAG
- the LOC131329680 gene encoding protein PAT1 homolog, whose protein sequence is MDGFSIQDSSNLQDIDQFGATSKEDTVFDASQYAFFGNDAVEEVELGGLEDEEDEFPPVGLDDEGYPLDREEGAVFGSLSEIDDLATTFSKLKKIDNGPSAGVIDDRGSRESSSAAEWVQEAGFPNWFDQQTLDSDGTEEGITQLSQPYSSSARIPESTSLYRTSSYPEQQHQHQHQHQHFSSEPILVPKSAYTSYPLPGGGSQQASPNYHSRHPHMPHHPGGPQMPMPSSNLSPFSNPQLQLSALPSGTQFGGNLPQYKSPGLSVNGRPQNQWANQTHLFPGDHSNLVNNLSPQQFPRQNGLMPPGPPQLMPQQQAHQHRLHHPSQPSYGHLSGLPSQLFNPHLSPSPPVNKLEAVLGLGHLRDQSPKFQTGRQIFRYSQQGFDTRSLGWPQFRSKYMTSDEIENIVRMQLAATHSNDPYVDDYYHQAGLAKKSSGAKLRHHFCPTQLRDLPPGARSNTEPHAYLQIDALGRVSFPSIRRPRPLLEVDPPNSSAAGCSDQNPSEKPLEQEPMLAARVAIEDGLCLLLDVDDIDRLLQFNQLQDGGAQLRRRRQALLEGLAASLQLVDPLGTNGQTVNLSPKDDLVFLRLVSLPKGRKLLSKYLQLLLPNGELIRVVSMAIFRHLRFLFGVLPTDPQVAETTLNLTKTISSCICGMELKPLAACLASVACSSEHPPLRPIGSSLGDGASVIVKSVLERATELLTDPHGTESCSVPNRNFWQASFDAFFGLLTKYCFNKYDTIMQSLVMQSSPDLGVIGADVARAINKEMPVELLRASLPHTDDRQRKVLYEFSQRSMPVLGSNGHAGGSGGT, encoded by the exons ATGGATGGATTTAGTATTCAAGACTCTTCCAACCTTCAAGATATTGACCAGTTCGGCGCGACTTCGAAAG AAGATACAGTATTCGATGCATCCCAGTATGCATTTTTCGGAAATGATGCCGTTGAAGAAGTTGAGTTGGGGGGACTAGAAGACGAGGAAGATGAGTTTCCGCCAGTTGGGCTTGATGATGAAGGGTATCCGTTGGATCGAGAAGAG GGTGCAGTTTTTGGATCCTTATCTGAAATCGATGATCTTGCCACCACATTTTCAAAG CTAAAGAAGATTGATAATGGACCAAGTGCAGGAGTTATTGATGATAGAGGCTCCAGAGAAA GTTCCTCTGCCGCTGAATGGGTACAAGAAGCAGGTTTCCCCAACTGGTTTGATCAGCAAACACTTGATTCAGATGGCACTGAGGAAGGTATAACACAGTTATCGCAACCATATTCTTCTTCTGCTCGTATTCCGGAATCAACATCTTTGTATCGAACATCTTCCTACCCCGAGCAGCAACACCAGcaccaacaccaacaccaacaTTTTTCCAGTGAACCAATTCTTGTACCGAAATCTGCATATACTTCTTATCCTCTTCCTGGAGGTGGATCTCAACAAGCTTCGCCAAACTATCATTCACGCCACCCTCATATGCCCCATCATCCTGGTGGGCCCCAGATGCCGATGCCTTCATCCAacctctctcctttttctaacCCTCAGCTTCAGTTGTCTGCCTTACCTTCTGGCACACAATTTGGTGGAAATTTGCCCCAGTATAAATCTCCAGGTCTCTCTGTTAATGGGCGACCACAGAACCAATGGGCCAATCAAACACATTTATTTCCTGGAGACCATTCCAATCTGGTGAACAATTTGTCACCGCAGCAATTCCCTCGCCAAAATGGTTTAATGCCACCAGGCCCACCACAGTTAATGCCTCAGCAGCAAGCACATCAACACAGACTGCATCATCCATCTCAACCATCATACGGTCATCTGTCAGGGCTTCCATCTCAACTATTTAATCCCCATCTTTCTCCATCCCCCCCTGTAAACAAGCTGGAAGCAGTTCTTGGGTTGGGTCATTTGAGAGATCAAAGTCCTAAATTTCAAACAGGCAGACAGATCTTCCGGTACTCTCAACAGGGCTTTGATACCCGTAGCCTTGGGTGGCCACAGTTCAGATCCAAGTATATGACATCAgatgaaattgagaatattgTTAGAATGCAGCTTGCGGCGACGCATAGTAATGATCCATATGTAGACGATTATTACCACCAGGCTGGTCTTGCAAAAAAGTCTTCTGGCGCAAAGTTGAGACACCATTTCTGCCCAACCCAACTGAGGGATCTTCCTCCCGGAGCTCGTAGTAACACTGAGCCGCATGCTTATCTCCAAATCGACGCTCTTGGGAGAGTTTCATTTCCTTCTATCCGTAGGCCGCGGCCACTTCTTGAGGTGGACCCTCCAAATTCATCTGCTGCTGGGTGCAGTGACCAAAATCCATCTGAGAAACCCTTGGAACAGGAGCCAATGCTCGCTGCTAGAGTAGCTATAGAGGATGGCCTCTGTCTTCTCCTTGATGTGGACGATATTGACCGCCTCCTACAGTTTAACCAGCTACAAGATGGTGGAGCTCAGCTGAGAAGGCGGCGACAGGCCCTGCTCGAGGGGCTGGCGGCATCTCTTCAACTGGTTGATCCACTTGGCACTAATGGCCAAACTGTTAATTTATCTCCTAAGGACGATCTGGTATTTTTACGACTAGTCTCTCTTCCCAAAGGCCGGAAGCTTCTCTCAAAATACCTTCAACTTCTTCTTCCCAATGGTGAGCTAATTCGAGTAGTCTCCATGGCAATTTTTCGTCATTTGCGGTTCTTGTTTGGTGTCCTTCCTACTGATCCACAAGTAGCTGAAACAACCCTTAACCTCACAAAAACAATATCTTCTTGTATTTGTGGGATGGAGCTTAAGCCACTAGCTGCCTGTCTTGCATCTGTGGCTTGTTCCTCAGAGCACCCTCCACTCCGCCCCATTGGAAGCTCCCTTGGAGATGGGGCTTCTGTCATTGTGAAATCTGTTCTTGAGAGAGCAACCGAACTCCTAACTGATCCTCATGGGACTGAAAGCTGTAGTGTGCCCAATCGGAACTTTTGGCAGGCCTCTTTTGATGCGTTCTTTGGGCTTCTGACCAAGTATTGTTTCAACAAGTACGATACTATTATGCAGTCATTAGTCATGCAGTCCTCGCCTGACCTCGGTGTTATTGGGGCAGATGTAGCAAGAGCTATCAATAAGGAGATGCCTGTGGAGCTCTTACGTGCAAGCCTTCCTCATACTGATGACCGACAGAGAAAGGTCCTATACGAATTTTCACAACGCTCCATGCCTGTTTTAGGATCTAATGGTCATGCCGGAGGGAGTGGCGGCACATGA